In the genome of Telluria mixta, the window GCGCACCCCGACGGCACCCGACGGCACGGGCCGCGTGCACAGCGGCATGGCCGTGTCGCGCATCGACGGCCGCGCCAAGGTGACGGGCACGGCGCACTACGCGGCCGAGATCCCGGCGCCGGACCTGGCATACGGCGTCGTCGTCAGCGGCACCGTCGCACGCGGCCGCATCAAGACCATCGATACCGAAGCCGCCCGTGGCGTGCCCGGCGTGATCGACGTGATCACGCACGAGAACCGGCCGAAGATGCGCGGCAACGACCTCGCGTACAAGGACATGACGGCACCCGGCGGCTCGCCGTTCCGCCCCCTCTTCTCGGATCGCGTGTTCTGGAGCGGCCAGCCGGTGGCACTCGTCGTGGCCGAGACGTTCGAAGCCGCGCGCTACGCGGCCAGCCTCGTGCGCCTCACGTACGACATCGAGGAACACGACACGAATCTCCTTTCGACGTTGAACAGGGCCTACAAGCCGCGTCCGATGAAGGCGGGTTTCACGCCGCCGGGCAGCAAGGGCGATGCGGACCAGGCGTTCGACGCGGCGCCCGTCAAAATCGAGGCGGAGTACTACAACGCCGTCGAGCACCACAATCCGATGGAGATGTTCGCCTCGACCGTCGTCTACGGCGAGGACGGCCACCTGACGATCTACGACAAGACCCAGAGCTCGCAGAACAGCCGCTGGTACGTGTCGCACGTGTTCGGGCTCTCCAAGAACAAGGTCACTGTGCGCAACCCGTACGTGGGCGGCGCGTTCGGGTCCGGGCTGCGTCCGCAGTATCAACTGCCGCTCGCCGTGATGGGCGCGCTGAAGCTGAAGCGCTCCGTGCGCGTCGTGCTCACGCGCCAGCAGATGTTCAGCTTCGGCCACCGGCCCGAGACGTGGCACAAGATAAAACTGGCGGCCGACAGGGACGGCAAGTTGCAGGCCGTGTGGCACGAGGCGATCCAGGAGACGTCGCGCCTGGAAGACTACGTGGAAGTCGTCGTCAACTGGTCCGGGCAGATGTACGCGTGCGACAACATCCACCTCGGCTACCAGCTCGTCGAGCAGGACCGCGCGACGCCCATCGACATGCGCGCGCCGGGCGCCGCGCACGGCGTGCATGCGCTGGAAGTCGCGATGGACGAACTGGCGTACGCGCTGCGCATGGACCCGCTCGAGTTCCGCCTGAAGAACTACGCGGAGCACAACCACCTGGAAGACAAGCCGTTCTCCAGCAAGGAACTGCGCCAGTGCTACCGGCTCGGCGCGGAGCGCTTCGGCTGGAAGGACCGGCCCGTCGAACCCCGTTCGATGAAGGACG includes:
- a CDS encoding xanthine dehydrogenase family protein molybdopterin-binding subunit; amino-acid sequence: MTDLIPDLRTPTAPDGTGRVHSGMAVSRIDGRAKVTGTAHYAAEIPAPDLAYGVVVSGTVARGRIKTIDTEAARGVPGVIDVITHENRPKMRGNDLAYKDMTAPGGSPFRPLFSDRVFWSGQPVALVVAETFEAARYAASLVRLTYDIEEHDTNLLSTLNRAYKPRPMKAGFTPPGSKGDADQAFDAAPVKIEAEYYNAVEHHNPMEMFASTVVYGEDGHLTIYDKTQSSQNSRWYVSHVFGLSKNKVTVRNPYVGGAFGSGLRPQYQLPLAVMGALKLKRSVRVVLTRQQMFSFGHRPETWHKIKLAADRDGKLQAVWHEAIQETSRLEDYVEVVVNWSGQMYACDNIHLGYQLVEQDRATPIDMRAPGAAHGVHALEVAMDELAYALRMDPLEFRLKNYAEHNHLEDKPFSSKELRQCYRLGAERFGWKDRPVEPRSMKDGDELIGWGMATGIWDSLVMIARVSAVLHADGRLVVSSAASDIGTGTYTVMAMIAAERLGLPLEKVTFQLGDSTLPLAPVEGGSSHVTTVGGGVAGACDKLKATLLKLAHKHPAFKGLKVKDVEFADGRIQPHGQPDQGIPLTSLLAQAGRERIEEKYLMTPQMLKQRKFSRAVHSAVFVEVRVNERLGMVRVTRAVSAVAAGRIINAKTAASQVSGAVVWGISQALHEETFTDHRLGRFMNHNYAEYHVAVNKDIHAIDVIFADEEDRIVSKQLGAKGVGEIGIVGVAAAVANAVFHATGKRLRTTPITPDKVLLGDHEVPVGK